Proteins from one Anastrepha obliqua isolate idAnaObli1 chromosome 2, idAnaObli1_1.0, whole genome shotgun sequence genomic window:
- the LOC129238746 gene encoding 60S ribosomal protein L17: MGRYSREPENATKSCKARGPNLRVHFKNTHETAQAIKRMPLRRAQRFLKSVIEQKECVPFRRFNGGVGRCAQAKQWKTTQGRWPKKSAEFLLQLLRNAEANADCKGLDVDRLVIDHIQVNRAQCLRRRTYRAHGRINPYMSSPCHVEVILTEKEAIVSKASENEPAKKKLSKKKMQRQKEKMMRSE, from the exons ATGGGACGGTACTCGCGGGAGCCAGAGAATGCCACAAAATCGTGCAAGGCGCGCGGACCCAATCTACGTGTGCACTTCAAG AACACTCATGAAACTGCCCAGGCTATCAAACGCATGCCTCTGCGTCGTGCCCAGCGTTTCTTGAAATCTGTCATCGAACAAAAAGAGTGTGTTCCCTTCCGTCGCTTCAACGGTGGTGTTGGTCGTTGCGCACAAGCTAAGCAATGGAAAACCACCCAGGGTCGCTGGCCAAAGAAATCGGCTGAATTCCTCTTGCAGCTCCTACGTAATGCTGAAGCCAATGCTGACTGCAAAGGTCTCGATGTCGATCGTCTGGTTATCGATCACATTCAAGTGAACCGCGCGCAATGTCTGCGTCGCCGCACATATCGTGCTCACGGTCGTATCAACCCCTACATGTCGTCGCCATGCCACGTTGAGGTAATCCTCACCGAAAAGGAAGCGATCGTGTCCAAGGCGTCTGAAAATGAGCCAGCCAAGAAAAAACTGTCGAAGAAGAAGATGCAGCGACAAAAGGAGAAGATGATGCGTTCCGAATAG